GTACAAAATGATGGAAACAATGGTAGTGCTAAAAGTCTTGTAAAATGGAAGTGTTGAAAGCAACTTAGAAGTAGTAATTGTGCTTTTGTTGAATATACATGAGTACATGACCCATGAACTCTACAAATTTAAGACTTAGGTTGTGCTCTTTTCATAGGAAATTCACTTAACATAACTTATATGTATTTATTAGAATTCATATAGCTTAAGAGTAATTAGTTATCTGGAAAAGAACTTGTTTTTTGTGTGCCTTTTCCATATAGAGAAGTAAATTAGAATAaacgtatatattatttggagGAAAGTTACTAAATATGTCTGGTATGGTTATTGTCTTGTTTATCCGTCATTTAATTAAATTGCTTTCTTCCAACAGGTATGCAGAGACCCTAGATGGGGAAGGTGTTATGAGAGTTATGGCGAAGACACTGAAATTGTGAGGATGATGACTTCCATTGTTTCAGGGTTGCAGGGGGGTCCACCCACAGAACACTCAAATGGCTACCCATTTCTTTCAGGAAGGTGAATAATAACTCAACTTTCAACTAATTTCTCATTATGGTAACCTAGTATTTAGACTCAAATAGTGTGGCTTGCTGTATGACATTAGACATAGCGCCTTGTGCATTTATCTAGTATGTATATGAGTTTCTATCATCTTACTTTTTTCATTTAAGGTTTCTTTTTCGTTTTATCTGATTTCAGAAAGCATGTGATTGCTTGTGCTAAACACTATGTTGGTGATGGAGGAACACACGAAGGTATAAATGAGGGGAATACAATCTCTTCATATGAAGATTTAGAGAGGATCCATATGGCACCTTATCTGGACTGTATATCTCAGGGAGTTTGTGCTGTCATGGCCTCCTATTCAAGTTGGAATGGAAGAAAGCTACATGGTGATCGTTTTCTTCTTACTGAGATTCTTAAAGATAAGCTGGGTTTCAAGGTATGTCACACAACACAATTACAAGCTTTACCATGGGCTGTTCGCCCAAAGTCAATTTAGCTATAAGTTGCTTGTATCTGTTCCTGCATATTAGAGAGAGAACAGTGAAATGTGGTTTTTTGTCTTTCATTTGAATCTTCTTGTGCCTGTGTCAAATAGAAAGTGGAAACTGGTGTTTTACCATCCTTGTTTCTGCTGCAGGGATTTGTAATTTCGGATTGGGAAGGCATTGATGAACTTTGTGAACCTCTAGGTGCAGACTATCGTTTCTGCATTTTAACTGCTATTAATGCAGGAATTGATATGGTAAGGAAAGTTGAAGTAGACTGAATTTGTCGGAGTTTGTTTCTCTTATTTATAACTTCCAGCCCTGATGAAGTGAGCATGCAGGTAATGGTTCCGTTTAGGTATGAAAAGTTTTTGGAGGATTTGACGTATCTTATGGAATCAAATGAGATACCACTAACTAGGATTGATGATGCTGTTAAACGGATACTTAGGGTGAAGTTTTTGGCAGGTCTTTTTGAGCATCCTTATACTGACCGGTCACTGCTAGATACAGTTGGTTGCAAGGTTGGTTTCCACAGAAATGTCTTTTCTCTTGCTTTAACTTGAAACTTCTTTCTATGAGGGAGACTTTCACTAACTCCCTCTAGATTGTAGTCTTGCTCCCTCTCCCCTCTTTCTTGAATTCAAAGGCATTGGATTTCAGAATTTTATCTTGTTCATGTTTTACAATTTGTAGAAAACTTATGTTTTATGAAAAATAAGTTATAGGAGCTATAGATCTTCCTTTTTCAGTTCTTCACTGAATTCCTGTGTTTGTTCCATATGTAGATTGTTCTTTCACTAACTCCATTATGTAGATTATAGCGAGTTAGAGCAAGACTTAAAAATACAGGCAGTATTCTTCACTCAAGGACACAATATCTACTGTTTTATGACTCATTCAGGGTAAGTCTGATTCTCCTACACCAGGGAAGAATTCAAGATTAAGTACACTATTCAAGGAAAAGTTTTCTGCTAACCTTCGAGCCATCTCTCTTGGACACATACATGTAATCAATCTTCTGCTACTCCACTTCAACATTGTTCACCAAGCACTCTTGTTATGACATTGAGGTCAGTGAGAATGGGAAATATCCCCAAGTGGTTCAACTACATTGAGTGAAAAGTTTATGGTTGGTTTGGGAACTCTAGCACTTTGTGTCCTTTCATGTCCCTGTTAAATGATCTTAATTCCACAATCCCAGAGCATCTAAAATTAACCTTTTTTAGTGTTACTAATTATATTTTCTGAAAGACTTGAAATATTAATGAGTGTTGAAGGGAGCTTTCGTgtctttatctttatttttctgTATGTCAttaatcggatgctagaaattccaCCCACTTTGTTACACTTTTGATTCCAGTTTCTTACTTCCTAGACAACTATTTCATTATTCTAAGACGATGTTTGGATAAGGATctggaaaggaaaggaagggaagggaaaagtAGGTGAGGGAAGCACCATGCGTTTTTCTTCCATATCTGTGCAATATTGGGAGGATTTGTTTGGTACAAAATGTGAAGAAGGTATCACCTCCAATTATCTTCTCTCCATTTTTCTCCCCTCCTGTTTTGGTATCCAAATGTAGGAAATATCATCCCACCACTTCCCTTTCCTTTCTTTCCTTCCAtttccttccatccaaacaTAACATAAATGTTACACGAGGAACCTTTGCAATTTGATTTCAACAATGGGCCTTTTGCGCTTCCATCAGTgaacaacaataatgaaacatgaAAGGATGTATGTGCAATGATAAGTGCTTATTcctgtagtttttttttattatttattttttacctgGATATAGAACTAACTACTTGGCATTGGTCAGTTGCATCGTGAGCTAGGACGTGAAGCAGTGAGGAAGTTTTTGGTGCTCTTGAAAAATGGAAAAGACCCAAAACATCCATTCCTTCCACTGGATAAGAACGcaaaaaaaattcttgttgCTGGAACGCATGCTGCCAATATTGGATATCAATGTGGTGGATGGACTATAACCAAGTACGGACTTGGGGGCGAAATTACAATTGGTATGCTTTTCTTCTGCACTTTTGTTACCACTCATGTTAGTTTCCTCCGTGCTGGGGTCCTGCATTGTTTACtgtataaaaaacattaatccATCTATGTACTCATCTATGTCAAATCAAACATTGAAATCAGATTTTCAGATTGCTGCATCATTTTTTTTCAGGTACTACCATCTTGGATGCTATTAAAGAGGCTGTTGGTGATAACTCTCAAGTAATTCACGAAGAGGTTCCATCACCAGAGACCTTAGCAAGAGAAGATTTCAATTTTGCCATAGTAGTGATTGGTGAAACTCCGTATGCAGAATCGACAGGATACAATTTGGTGCTCAACATACCATCTAACGGAGCTGACTTAATTAGTTCAGTTGCAGATAGAATTCCTACACTTGTCATTCTAGTTTCTGGAAGGCCTCTCGTTTTAGAGCCATGGCTTTTGGAGAAGATGGATGCTTTGGCTGCTGCATTTTTGCCTGGAAGTGAAGGATCAGGAGTAGCTGATATGCTATTTGGAGACTATGAATTTCAGGGTCAACTTCCCATGACATGGTTTAAAACTGTCGATCAACTGCCAATAAATTCTGCACAGAATTCATATGATCCATTATTTCCCGTTGGTTTTGGATTGAAAACCAAGTAGGGAAAGCATATTTTATGACGAATTTGAGTATCGAGACTTGCTATGAGTGTTGTACGTATGGATAACAAGgaaattttaatgtaaattatcAAGAGCTTTGGTTTTAGTTAAAAATCTATCAACCTTTCTTACGGCCTAATATATTCTGGCCAGTCCGGATTCACCAGTTCCCACCTATCAAAGCAATGGACTAAAATCGGCTAATCAGTTCTGGTATAAGGTATGTCTTCTTTATCGCTcagattttctaaatatgtttcCTTTGTTATGTGTAAATTATACTTGGTTACGGTAGAATAAGGCGGTCTTGCCTGTAGCTGGGAAAAGAATGATGAGAATCTGCTTTGGAGAAAAAGGGGACTTTCTAGAATATATTTGAGTTCTATGTTGTGTGGCAGGACTGTTAGCTTGTACAGCACAGTGTGTATGACCCCTGCACTCTCTGTTTGAATTGGTATTGTTTTGTTAGTTACTCTCCCGTGAGACGGCTTTAGACGTGAAACTTGTCCAGacctaataattttttaaaaatattctgaCTTACTAATTTTATGACTTAAAATGacaatttcaaaacttaaaaatccAATTGTAAGacttaaaattcaattttaagacttaaaaggtcaatttcaaagtttttaatatcaGCTTTAATGTTTGAATTATCCTATTTTAAAGATGAAATGAGAATATAATGTCCTGCAATTGgtcttttaaatcttaaattgattttttcaaGTATTGAAATTAatcttttaaatcttaaaactaTCAATATTCATGActtaaatgtcaatttcaaatccttaaaattggcttttaagtttttaaattggtcttttaactctttaaattgacattttaatttgtgaaattgataaaaatatatatactggCCGGCCCAATAAGACACGTCTCACAAGTGAGACGGTTTCACCCAAGTTTTTGTGTTGTTTTATAACGTAGAATTCATGGGagattcaattttattttagtattcAAATTTATTAATGTAAATGCTTGGAGTTTTCAAATTTTGATATgggtattattatttattgccactctttttattttattactaccCCTGtctaaatgaaatgacaaaaatgtctctagacttaaaatttgtttaacacaattaaatctcacttaataacactattatcactttaaaaacattaaatcaaaagtttaaacgtaatccCCAATATTTTTAttgcgaccctatatatatattgaattttcagtagCGCTGCTGCATAATATatgaattcaaacacggtaatATCTTTAAAATCTCTCTTAAAACGCTCTCTGAgtttaaacaagctaaaagttggaaTTGATTTACAATGGCTAACGAAAACGACTATGAATCCGATTGGTTACGTATTTTAATTGATTCGAAttggtgtttttttaaaaaaaaaaataaatttggagTCGCAAAAAATGTGCGTCATGGATGAGTCGCGTAAAATGTGCGACTGGACCGCAGTTCAGTCGCATAAGACGTGCgactcaatttttattttttttatttttttttataatttacattattattattatttaaattataaaaataattttttatttattttgtaatttatattattattatgtaaattattttataatttatattattattattattattattattattattattaatattattattattattattattattattattattattatcattattattattattattattattattattattatttaatatacgttgtagtaagttattttattttgtaatttattttattattatttaaattatttaaataattttgtatttattttgtaatttatattattcttaattgaattattttatagtttatattattattaattaaattttttaaattatttaattttttaatataaataatttataatttatattattattattattattattattattattattattattattattattaatttaaataatttatattattattattattattattattattattattattattattatttaatattatgtatttattattattacaattattttattttatatattttaattcagttgaaattttaattattaaattaaattattatttttatttaatattgaatatttttattattattgtttgtttgtataatgttttattaacttaatttatggtttatttgatatattaaatttgcaggactttgaaaaacTTAGGggacaatgtagattactctggtagatttgttacggataggaaaATTTGATTCCATAGATGAATTATATAGTTGGGCTTATGAGATAGTAATAGGAATTGGTtgtcaatttacacgtgctttttacaaataaaaagaacattctagagttagtttgtatttaagtTGTCatcgctatggtaatattagaggtgatttgcataacctagATAATGCTGCTCGActtggttctaaaagtagaataTGTCGGTgcaaatttatgattgtaggaagtagtcgtaaaccaggagaaagaccttggacggtgagggtgtgtcccgggaaaaaggaagacataaccacccattcttagtgtacagagatggtcatgtaagggcaaataggttgaatgtagatattcggcagcacatacgagagctcagtgcaaccggcatgcaaccTGCCTTTATCATAACTTGAATTAGACAAAATTTTCCTAGTTTTTTTAcgagtatgaatcagatatataatgtgagacaatcaataaggagagaagagatggagggttgGATTCCCTTTCAACACTgcctttatatggccacagagcatAATTATGTGGTTCGGAtagacttggatagtgaaggggaattgagcagattattagttgcaaattcTACATCCATCTagatgatacgtacgtggccgtatgttgtgttgatagatacaatgtacaaaacaaataaacaaaagtggCTTCTAGGTAAATAATCGGAATGACGTCAACCAAtgacaacttcttggttgcgttttgtttgatgcgagatgaggcggctgtgtcatattcgtgggtgttggaGGGATTGggagatatttttggcacagcTCAGATTCCTAGCGTCATTATAActgatcgagacgaaggtttatctgcagctactCGTGATGTCATCTcgggtaaaaaggttttgttgattaattattgtcgttctatttattgactatgtcttaattacgttcaatgctGTGTTTAATATAGATTTGCGACATTTGTTATGTCCATGACATATTGCTAATGACGTAGAGAACATGGTGGATAAATTATAtggcgggaaaagaaatcaacaaagGCAGATATTCAGGAAAACTAAATGGAATTTGAAGACAGATGGGAATCGATTGTGGCTacctggtcggttaggaacagaaAAATGCTTCGATATTCGGCTGGAATATGGATTCCACTTAAaaagaaatttgtgcgtgcatggatgaatgactgtttacacatgggtaagcagactaccagcagagttgaaagccaacactcttcTTTCAATTATTATCTTGGTAACGGTAATAACTCATTTGACATATAACAAATCAGCAAGCAAGGAttcgacaagcgctacaggaattCACGAATTCTATTTTAAAGTCGATGCGAcatcatttctttagacctttatatcgccacgtatctaTTTTTGCCTTGGAACAGTTGCggcttgagcataaccgtatgttagatttCGGTGATTGTGTATttgacaaatgcggttgtgcacTTCAAAccacccatggattgccgtaTGCTTGTTATTTCTATCCGTCGCTCAGTTCACAGAGGTAGGAGCTGACACCAACGAAAgagtacggcacgcaaacgTCAACGACAAAGAGTATTTTCAATCGTTGGTCGATGAAGTCTTAAAAGCTGATCCCCTAGTTGTACGACgcttgtctcaggtacttgaagatgaattacACCTTGATGGAGTCGATATACCTGAGCTTTAtgcaagtccaccgagaaaAGAAAGACCAACGACAAGCAACAcccttaaaagaaataaaagtgtatagcagatcatcttctcggGGTCGAGGGGTCTAAATCTTCATCtcgcgggagatctagtggtcgagaaACACAATCCTtagttggaattaagtttagtttcaacttatccggtacatgaCTTTTCTTTCCGTTATTCAAATTAGTTTGTTACAGCTTAATCTTATTAaccttatttttaataattgtaaatgatccaacaggtcgtgatttttcactgtttCCATGGCCTAATCACATCCCGCACATTCtccctccttacttgtttgattggattgatgttataggtgatggtaactgtggatttagagctattgacgtcacagagttgggaggcgaggaggcatgacctcttttaagacgtgcaaTGAGTATGGAAATGTAAATGAACAGAGACCAATACCTACGTGTCTATCTATCGGCAGAGGCGTTAGATAATACTATATTCAGTATTGGTTTACACAACAATGGACCTGCACCGTATATTCACTGGTTGGAAGCACCGATGACATTGTAATCTGCAGCAAcatttcttaacattggcattgcttattatggttctgctgacggtaatcCGAATTACAACTGTTTGAACTTCCGTCAAGAAAGCAACGAgtgtgcatagtgtaaataaagttatacatatatgttggatGAAAAGGAATCATtatgttcaactattaatgaacgatgattcatctccattGCCGCCAGTCCAGCGATCATGGAgagaagcagttgacaattCTTCTAGATATTTAGAAACACATTTTCGTAACAGAATTTTGCTTTGGAATAGACTATACGGGCCACAACCACCACAAGGTAATAACACCACTGAAGATGCTGtcaatttagatagtccatagtttaactattgtgtacatcaatatttagtttaactaTATATGTTGATGGGATTCAATATGTAGATGGAATTCAATGTAACTATTGTGTATATcaatatttagtttaactatatatgtatataggaTTCAATATGTACATGGaattcaatatgtatagaattgaatatgtaaatcaaaattatgtaaaaaacattgatgtaaattaataaaagcaataaaTACAGAAGTTTAGAAATAACACAGTATTCCAACAATTagttttaaattacaaaaacaaaGTGTATGAAGGGTCTTGCCCCTTAAAAGTTTgtcattcggcaaataaatctctaataTCATCAATGTATAGATCAACAGCCTGTCTTTTTCGGGGGCTCATATCCGTAACAGGAGGCAATCTCGGCAATTGAGCGACTCGACTAGGCCATTCATTTACAAACTGTAATAAAAAAAGgtgtcaaaaaaataataaacaacatttaaataatacaaatacataaaagaagaaataaattgaaaaaactaaCATATTCAACTATGCTATCAGCTGGACCAAAACCAACAATCGGTCCTTCGCCGGGGAGGAGATATGGGTGGGAGGacactctgaaccagtcaacgtaactaggatcagtctctgatggaacagatgcccgacgaagtgcctgatcaccaacacaggcacaataggggaacctactccatgacTCCGTGTAAATAGGCGGAGAAGCAAAGTTCATGGAATAGGTACCCTGAGTCGGTCGTAGAGCGTAGGTGGGTCTCATAGGAGcggggggaatagcctgcacaaaaCCTAGTTGTGACACTGTCTTCTCAGacaaatacacctcgacgatatcaaaaCAAGTGATACCCCCAATATAggcggtgcgtgggtgctcatttaacaatgcccttggagaagtaatgtacggagtccattcaACCTGCATACAAGTGAAATtaacataaacaaaataatctaaaactaaaataaaatgtataataaagtgtgatgtgatgtacaatacctgagtttcCGTCAAGGAGTCCAATATACTCCTACAGTCTCTCAGCCTGCTGAGCTCACGACCTGGCTTgggcgtggaccacatctccgccctaatCTTATTAGTCGCATCTGCTTGATGAGGATGGGGGCGGAAGGCCGGAAAGTACTTGTAAATCCATGTCTGAAGCAATGTGAGGTAGCATTGACGgttagtatcgggtgaggtagcatgccaattctggtcttatccgccaacaGTGTAGAGCCGACAATAGCCATATAATAGGCTGTACACTGCGTCTCCATAGCCTGGGACCGATGGCACAAGTGCATAACCTCACCAACGTTGATGCAACCGCTAGTGAATATGCTATTCTATCGTAACTCCGACATGGGCTCCCCAAACAGACCAGCAATAGCGAGCTTCCACTCCCCGTCAGCAGGTTCAGCCGGTAGTGAATCTTTAATACCAATGCCCCATATGCAtcgcacgtcgtgcaacataatcgtcatctcccccagggcatgtggaagatgttcgtatccggctgccacctctccacgaaggccGATAGCAAAGCACTgtcaatgtgctggtgcataatgtatgGTAGCCGGCCGAGGGGAGTGGCAGGTAAAACATCGTAAAGCGCATCAGACATATCCCGCAATCCGATGATCGCCTCCAGCGACTTCTTTCTACTACGGGACTCCAAAATCGACGGCGTACGCTCAGAgccgtcaaaaataactttagctatgtgcccccaTAGCTGGGTATCAAGCGCGTATCAGTGGGGCGCtcgggctggggcgatgtgatcAACCAGTCTGTTCCAGCGAACTGTGAGCGCCTGCTCCCCCGTGGCGGCGCATTGTCAACGTGGCAATCTCCGGCAGGTTCAGATGCACCTGCAAAACTAGGGCCTGCAAGTGTGAATTTACTGGCGTCCTCGCGGATAGCAGCCCAATCCACTGGGCGACCAACAGAGCCTTggtactcatcatcatcattatcagcaTCATTAGAACCCCcgaactactctggaggctagcctggtcatcaaaccgATTGCGCACTTGGTGCAGCGTACTCGATCAATGGGCCTCACTGTATCTGGCAGCCTcatcctgcctagccctcctagcagaacccttaacccccctctcatgagggtcccctctgagtaaggtaggcctagaactattcccgctcaacaagtgtcaaaaaaacccttttcttttccttgattaccagttatttactacaattttaatagtttaattaactattaaaaataaattaaaataatcaaatgttacgttaaattaactacatgaacaaaagacaataattaattaatatattaatacccGAAAGACAATcgattaatttaattaacatttaacaatataaactaataaacatttcagaaaaaaaaactattacattaataaatatttaattaatatataatattagctaataattattattataattttattattactatcattataattttttttcaaaaaaattattataataacaataataataatttattaacatactaattttttttaacataaacaacaattttaatattaacaacaacaatattaaactaatcattatcaacaaatataatttaacaacaaaaatattaattattatcattatttttgttattaattttctaaattaacactaataataataataataataataataataataataataataataataataataataataataataataataataataataataataataacaataacaataataataataataataataataataataataataataataataataataataataataacaataacaataacaataacaataacaataacaataacaataataataataataataataataataataataataataataataataataataataataataataataataataacaacaacaataacaaaaataatatttaaaaataaaataaaaataatttattaccaataataataataataataataataataataataataataataataataataataataataataataataatattaaaattaatattttaaataatattttaaaaaaaatcaaaaaaatactaacaataataatattttaaaaaaattaaaaaacaaaaataataataataataataataataataataataataataataataataataataataataataataaaaataataataataataataataataataataatgataataataataataataataataataataataataataataataataataataataataataataacaataataataaaaaaaatatttaaaaataaaataaaaataatttattactagtaataataataataataataataataataataataataatattaataataataccaataataataataataataataataataataataataataataataataataataataataataataataataataataataataataataataataacaataaaaaaataataataacaataatattagaaatgatatttaaaagaaaaataaaaacctaataataataataataataataataataataataataataataataataatatttttaaaagtattgtaattaagtattaagaatgatgtatgTAGAcgtttaagatattgaaagtaggcattaaagatacggtaTGTAAGCATTacggataatataagtaggcattaagaatatgacaagtaagcattaatctttaatgggttgaatTTGAGATACGTTTTTCAAAGAAACGGTCtatcaagagactagctgttttAAATTTGTCAAACATATTATTTGAATCAATTCAACATTTATAAATGACTTTCAAGTTGCCAAACATGCAAACTTTAAATTAGTttctttatagtttttttttaaaaaaattagcatTCCTTGAAATTGATTCGTAAGCATCTTATTGTTCGATCTTTCGTTAGAACTTATTCGTTATTAATAAATGTGAACAAAAAAATAGTTCGTCAAAAAGTCAAGTAAAGTTTTGTTTGCGGTTGAAACAAGTTTTCGTTAtagtatttttaattaaaatgtcacaattttaaaaagtaaacaattgaaaaaataCGTATTTATTTGATTGTTGTTTGTAACAATGAAGaaatgtatatataattgtttttccatttttgaaataactataataattgaAAACATATTCAACAACttagtattttataattattttattcacTTAAGAATTAAGGAAACTTAAATGctcaaaaagtaaaaaaaaatatatattttttcaatattttatgtatataaagcaaattagttaatttttaatttaatttaattttatcagGAAGTTGTAAAagtaaaaagaaattaatttaagtttttttattattttattttgttattattttatttacagAAGGaaggttaaaaataaaaaaaaatatatctattCAAAAACTTATGAGTATGAAaggttgatttttattttatattatgattattttattcaCAAATGAAAGACGATAAAAAATATTAGG
The sequence above is drawn from the Amaranthus tricolor cultivar Red isolate AtriRed21 chromosome 5, ASM2621246v1, whole genome shotgun sequence genome and encodes:
- the LOC130812812 gene encoding uncharacterized protein LOC130812812 isoform X1 — encoded protein: MEGYCIYKNPNAPIEERIKDLLSRMTLQEKLAQMAQIDCTVASSFALKDLGIGSIVSEAGPRSGPFEKALSSDWADMIDSFQKLAMKSRLGIPIAYGVDAVHGNNSVYGATIFPHNVNLGATRDADLTRRIGVATALEVRASGAHLVFAPCVAVCRDPRWGRCYESYGEDTEIVRMMTSIVSGLQGGPPTEHSNGYPFLSGRKHVIACAKHYVGDGGTHEGINEGNTISSYEDLERIHMAPYLDCISQGVCAVMASYSSWNGRKLHGDRFLLTEILKDKLGFKGFVISDWEGIDELCEPLGADYRFCILTAINAGIDMVMVPFRYEKFLEDLTYLMESNEIPLTRIDDAVKRILRVKFLAGLFEHPYTDRSLLDTVGCKGKSDSPTPGKNSRLSTLFKEKFSANLRAISLGHIHLHRELGREAVRKFLVLLKNGKDPKHPFLPLDKNAKKILVAGTHAANIGYQCGGWTITKYGLGGEITIGTTILDAIKEAVGDNSQVIHEEVPSPETLAREDFNFAIVVIGETPYAESTGYNLVLNIPSNGADLISSVADRIPTLVILVSGRPLVLEPWLLEKMDALAAAFLPGSEGSGVADMLFGDYEFQGQLPMTWFKTVDQLPINSAQNSYDPLFPVGFGLKTK
- the LOC130812812 gene encoding uncharacterized protein LOC130812812 isoform X3 translates to MEGYCIYKNPNAPIEERIKDLLSRMTLQEKLAQMAQIDCTVASSFALKDLGIGSIVSEAGPRSGPFEKALSSDWADMIDSFQKLAMKSRLGIPIAYGVDAVHGNNSVYGATIFPHNVNLGATRDADLTRRIGVATALEVRASGAHLVFAPCVAVCRDPRWGRCYESYGEDTEIVRMMTSIVSGLQGGPPTEHSNGYPFLSGRKHVIACAKHYVGDGGTHEGINEGNTISSYEDLERIHMAPYLDCISQGVCAVMASYSSWNGRKLHGDRFLLTEILKDKLGFKGFVISDWEGIDELCEPLGADYRFCILTAINAGIDMVMVPFRYEKFLEDLTYLMESNEIPLTRIDDAVKRILRVKFLAGLFEHPYTDRSLLDTVGCKGKSDSPTPGKNSRLSTLFKEKFSANLRAISLGHIHVINLLLLHFNIVHQALLL
- the LOC130812812 gene encoding uncharacterized protein LOC130812812 isoform X4; amino-acid sequence: MEGYCIYKNPNAPIEERIKDLLSRMTLQEKLAQMAQIDCTVASSFALKDLGIGSIVSEAGPRSGPFEKALSSDWADMIDSFQKLAMKSRLGIPIAYGVDAVHGNNSVYGATIFPHNVNLGATRDADLTRRIGVATALEVRASGAHLVFAPCVAVCRDPRWGRCYESYGEDTEIVRMMTSIVSGLQGGPPTEHSNGYPFLSGRKHVIACAKHYVGDGGTHEGINEGNTISSYEDLERIHMAPYLDCISQGVCAVMASYSSWNGRKLHGDRFLLTEILKDKLGFKGFVISDWEGIDELCEPLGADYRFCILTAINAGIDMVMVPFRYEKFLEDLTYLMESNEIPLTRIDDAVKRILRVKFLAGLFEHPYTDRSLLDTVGCKIVLSLTPLCRL
- the LOC130812812 gene encoding uncharacterized protein LOC130812812 isoform X2, producing MEGYCIYKNPNAPIEERIKDLLSRMTLQEKLAQMAQIDCTVASSFALKDLGIGSIVSEAGPRSGPFEKALSSDWADMIDSFQKLAMKSRLGIPIAYGVDAVHGNNSVYGATIFPHNVNLGATRDADLTRRIGVATALEVRASGAHLVFAPCVAVCRDPRWGRCYESYGEDTEIVRMMTSIVSGLQGGPPTEHSNGYPFLSGRKHVIACAKHYVGDGGTHEGINEGNTISSYEDLERIHMAPYLDCISQGVCAVMASYSSWNGRKLHGDRFLLTEILKDKLGFKGFVISDWEGIDELCEPLGADYRFCILTAINAGIDMVMVPFRYEKFLEDLTYLMESNEIPLTRIDDAVKRILRVKFLAGLFEHPYTDRSLLDTVGCKLHRELGREAVRKFLVLLKNGKDPKHPFLPLDKNAKKILVAGTHAANIGYQCGGWTITKYGLGGEITIGTTILDAIKEAVGDNSQVIHEEVPSPETLAREDFNFAIVVIGETPYAESTGYNLVLNIPSNGADLISSVADRIPTLVILVSGRPLVLEPWLLEKMDALAAAFLPGSEGSGVADMLFGDYEFQGQLPMTWFKTVDQLPINSAQNSYDPLFPVGFGLKTK